ACGGGCCATCACAGCATAGAGACGGGCATAATCAATACATACGCCTTTGCGTGTATCAAATGTATTCTGCGGATTCTGTTCATGCCATATGCCCTTTTGTTCATAGTCATCCACTTTACCATAGTCATACTGAATACGTGAACCTACCCAGTCGTATAACGCTCTTGCTTTGGCTTCATCCGTCGATTGGCCTTTGACAACCTCACGCGCGGCAGATTCAATGTCCGTCGGAATATTATGGTCAATGACTTCATATTTGCGTTGCAGGATGCCGCCCAGTTCCTTCTGTACAGCCTGGGTAAATACGGGAAGCTTGTCCTTGATAAACGTGCCCGACAACGGTTCAATTACCGATTTGGCCCCTTGCATATAGATTGGAGATGCCTCCACATATCGGCTGAACATGCTCCCAGGGTAAAGACTGACGATCATGAACAACACCGCAATGACAATCATTCCGCGGACGGAGCCTATGATTGTGCCAATGATTGCCCCCGTCAACCGACTAAACATACCCTTAGGCGCACTTTCCTCAGCTGACCCCTGCCTGCTGCTAAAAATAAATGAAGAGAGAAATCCGAGAATCAGTCGGATGAGTCCATAACTCAGTACAAATAATACAGCGAACCGCATCAGCGGAAAATCTGCAATCGCCGTAACCAACGTATAATACATCTGTTCCCACCGGTTCAACTCACGGTTAGGCATGGCTGAAGCATACTCAGACAACCACTGCTGTACATATGGTGCAAGCCACAACGTTAAACCGATTGACAACAGAATACCAATGACCGCCATAATACCATCCATCAGGAACCCAAAGAGTCTGCCTGCTGAACGCGAAGCCCCTCTGGACCAACCCTGCAATAATGAAGCAGCCACAATCAGCAACAGCATAATCGTGATGCCATTCAATTCCTTCAGGCTGTCCAGCCAATTCTGCAGCACGTACCGATTCCCCCTTTACTACGATGCTGGTGCTGTTTTGTTCTCCTGTGCCTGTTCGACAAACGTACGGATGGTTTCATTGTCGAGTTTCCATTCGCCAAGTGAAATGCCGCGGAAGGTCACATCGACTTTATCCGATTGCGCTCTGCCTTTAATCTCCACATTGGGACTTGTGATAGTGAAAGCTCCATCCTGTCCTTTGACGTATGTCGCTTTGGAAGCTTCCTTAAGCATCATGCTGGTTGCTTCTTTCTTCAATGTGTCCATCGTACGGGATTGCACGTCTGTCACTGTTTGTTTGATCTGATCAATGGAGATGCCGCTGTATATCAGTAGAGCCGCAATAATGATGATGGCAATCAACCATTTCAATACGGTTTTGACCACATTCAGAACAAAGAACAATATGATCAATGCAACCACGATCACCAACCAGTTCTGCATCAGAAACTCTTTGATTACTTCTATGTTCATGATTACACCTTCCGTATTAGAATTCATTTGTAACACTCCCGAATATTATACATGATTTCCGAAGCTGCTGTCAGCTAAGCCCTCTCCCTTAAAAATAAACGGTCTAAGTTCGTCCTGCCAGGCGTACAAGTAGTACCATAAGGATCTGCTGGCGAACGGGAACACGTTCAAGACCTGTAGTTTGCACATGCATCGCTTAACAAGGAGGGGCTTATGTGAAAACGGCCATCTGGCTATACCTGTTTTTGTTCCTTGCTGTATTTGATCTGCACGCCCAGTATCCCATTCTGACCCCTTTTGCCATCTCGCTGGGAGCTGCCCCTACTTTCATTGGCTGGATGATGGGTATCTATTCCTTAACGCATCTTCCTGGCAATCTCATTGCCGGAACACAAATCGATAAACATGGCAGTCGCCGCTACATTGTATTCAGTCTGCTCGGGGCAGGAATCATCCTGCTCTTGCAAGCCTATGTTCAGACACCTTGGCAACTGCTGGCGCTGCGTTCCATCAGCGGTTTTGTACTGGCCTTCCTGTCTCCTGCATGTCTTGCCCTGCTTGCACAGTTATCCAGTGATCCAGTGAAACAGGGAAAGTATATGTCAGGACACGGGGTAGTACATACACTCGCTTCTGTGGTATCTCCCGCAGCCGGTGCGATCATTGTGGGTTCCATGGGATTCTCCGCTACATTCTCAGGCTTGGGTTACTTGCTCATTCTTACAGGTGTGATTGCTTTCATGACCATGCCTCGTGGCATCGTCAAGCAGCATGAGAGAGTAACTGAACCTGCCAAACCTGACGTTTCACCAGCAGATGCCAAAAGTGCATTCCTGCCGGTGTCTTGGCGATACTTTGCCCTGCCTCTGGTTATTGCTTGTGCTCAAGGGATTCTCTTCTTCGAGCTGCCCCTGCGAGGAGGAGGGCATTCGTCCATCATGTCAACCGGGTTGTTATTTTCCATTATCAGTATTGGAGCTCTCTTCACACTGAGCATGTTATTTCTTAACCGGTATTCCCCCAAGCTGCGTCTGGTTGCGGGTGTGCTGCTGATGTCCTTGTGTTTTTTTGCAATGGCCGCCATTCCGCAAATCCCGTTGTCTACCGTATTATTTGTACTCGGGATGTCCAAAGGCGTTATCTTTCCAGCTATGGCAACCCTATTTATTCGTCTAAGTGGAGGAAGCAGGTTGGGCCGCATTTTCTCGTTGCAATCCATCGCCACTTCCATTGGCTCTTTCATTGGCCCCATTACAGCCGGGCAACTTCGTGTCGGGTTATCACCCTATTTCATCGCCTTTGTTTTGTTAATGATAGGTATGCTGCTGCTTCCATACTATACATCCAGACGCGAAGCTTCCCTCGCCGATCCGAAAAGTATATTCAACTAAATTACGATCAGTCTCTGTCTCCTTACGTTATGACAGCAATTAGGCCTGTATTTTCATTAGCTTTGCATCATTCCCCCATTTACAGCTAAACTATATAAAATGGACTAACGTTTTACACGTTGATAAAAGCTAACTGGGAAATCTATCCTTCACATCGCCGAAGGTTTTATCTTATTGATTATTGAAGATCATTAAGGTTGAACAATTAGCCAAAAGTAGTGAAGGGGACGGAATCGATTCTGAAGAAGCGATAGCGTTCGCCTTTGTCTCCAAATATTAACTTTATAAAAGTAATTCAGAAATATATGGAGACAACAGCGATCGGAAGAACGATCCGTAACCGGAACGGCCACTGCAAGCTATTACTTCCCTAATGATGCACTTATGAAATAAGACCTCAAACTTGATGGGTTGTTCTATCCAGTTAGCAGTCGTGTAAAGAAAAGGAGTCCATTTTATATAATCAGTCGATTTTCGCTGTAACATTTCCCGGGGAATGTCGACACAAGCTCTCGAACAAGAGGTGAATATCATGCCTATTCATGTCATTGTGGAAGGTAAGAATGATCGAAGCAAACTGAAACGTCTGGTTGGACCCGAAATCAACATTTTATGCACGTTTGGAACACTTAATTCCCTCAAGTTGGAGACCCTGCGCAAGCAAGTCGGTTACGATGAAGTCTTTTTATTTATGGATAATGACAGTTCCGGCAAAAAAATTAGAGGTGTACTTCGGGATGCTTTCCCGGATGCAGTACAGATGTATACACGACGAGGATATGCGGGTGTGGAAGGAACACCTGATGAGTATATCATTGCCCAGCTGGAGAAAGCCGGGTTAGAGACATACATCCAATACCCTGAACATCCTTCCTTTTAAAAGAAATGTCAAAAGGCTGCCTTAGGTTGATATCCAACCTGAAGGCAGCCTTTACAGTTATCGATGATTATTCCTTGATCAGATTGCGAATATCCTCGGCAATGACAGCAGGCACAACGTCCTCTGTATTAAACGCATTATATACCTTGCGCAGCTGGTTATTCTGATCCACCAAGCCAATCATGTTCATATGGGCAAAATCGTCCTTATTCTCGCCTTCAATCAGGATCTGGAATGAATCCCTGGCGAACTGTTTGGTTTTGTCCATATCCCCTCGCAAGAAGTACCATCCGGAATAATCCGCATGGAAGCGGTCCGCAAACGTCTTAATCTTCTCTCTCGTATCGACTTTCGGGTCGAATGAAATGGATACAAACGAGACATCTTTACCGAAGGTGTCGTCCTCTTTCAACAGATCCTGCACTTGGGATAACGTAAACGTCGTAATAGGGCAGACATCTGGACAACTGGTGAAATAAAAGTAGAACAAACGGACTTTCCCTTGGGTATCCTCCAGTGATACCGTACTGCCATCAACATTTTCCATGGAAAAGGATTGGATCTCGCGAATCTCGGGTAATTTTTCCTTACTGGCAAATACGGTGCCCCACATCAGATACACAGCCATAATGAGTGCGAGCCCAAGCAGTATCCATGTCCATTTGTACTTTTTCAGCATCTTCCTCGTCCCTTCTGTATCTTCTCTTATGAATACGCATACATATGCGAACTTAAAATCACGTTTGTTTCGCTTCATCCATCTACTGTGACATATGTATTCAAATAAACCTACTTTTTATGAGATTCTATATTATTGTAACGGTTTGACGTAACAATGCCCATAAATATTTATGAAACATGCTGACCGTGTATGCTCCGACAAAAATTCTCTCTCTATCCGATATAAAGTTTATCATAGGAAATGCCAAAATAGTTTGACAAACTGCGTACATTTATTGGGTATGGACCAGGTTATTGTCATAACTTTGAAATTAGGGATGTTTTGCATCCGGACAGACGGATATTATACACTATATATGGGTATCACCTAGATAGAGAAGTAATATGCCTTAGAACGATACACCACACAAAGGAGACGTTTATGGATACCTCTACACATTTTGTCATGGGGATTGGTCTAGCTGGTCTGGCTTATGTCGATCCTGTTGTCGCGACGAGCCCCATGCTTGCAGCTGCGGTAATGGTTGGCACAATCGCTGGCTCCCAGGCCCCTGACATCGATACTGCGTTACGTCTCAAGAGCAATTCGCTTTACATTCGGAATCATCGGGGCTTGTCACACTCTCTGCCATTTCTCCTGTTATGGGTTCTGCTCATCACCGGCGTCATTGCCCTGATATTCCCTGGTGTCCCCATTGGGCACGTTGCCACCTGGACCGCTGTAGCCGTAGGCGTTCACGTATTTACCGATCTGTTCAATACCTATGGAACCCAAGCCGCCCGGCCTTTTACGGAACGCTGGATCGCCTGGAATATCATTCATATTTTTGATCCGTTTCTATTCACTACGCATGTCGTAGCTATCCTGTTATGGGCCTTTGATCTGATCGCCCCTGCACCACTCTTCGTTACGCTGTATAGTTTGACCGGTTTGTATTATATATGGCGAACGATTGCTCGTGCACAGGCGGTCAGAAAAGTCAGACGTCTCGACAACAGCCCAGAACAGGCAAAATACATCGTCATTCCAACGATATCCTGGAATCGCTGGCATGTGGTTAAACGAGTTGAGGACGGCAGTTATGTGATTGGTAAAATGGACGGTTCTAATCTGGTATGGAGTCTGCACGCCTCGTCTTCTACTCATGCCGCCGTTGCTGCTTCACGCAAATCACCGGAAGTCAGTGCTTTCCTCTATTTTACCTCCTATGCGGTGGCAGAAGTGGAAGAACTACCTGCTGGTTACAAGGTCCGCTGGGCAGATGTACGTTATCGACACCGGAAACAATATCCATTTGTCGCGGTAATTGTGATGGATCGGAATTTTGAAACGATTGATACGTATGTAGGCTGGTTAAGCGATGAGAAGATGGATAAAAAACTTTTATCCGCACGCCCTTGACGAAGTGAGCATGGCAAGGCACAATCAGACATAGGAACTGATACGCGAGAAAGCCCGGAGCGTTTCCGCCCCGGGCTTTCTGTTTATCCTGTTTTATTGCTGTTGGTTAAGATGAATTATTTGCCAGACCCAGCCAGAGACTGCTCAGCGATTTGTACCAGACGTTTGGTGATATATCCACCCAAAGATCCTGTTTCACGGGAAGTGTAGTTACCATAGTAACCGTCTTGTGGGATAGTTACACCCAGTTCCTGTGCAGCCTCGATTTTCAATTGTTGCAATGCTGAATTTGCTTGAGGTACCACCAAGTTGTTAGAACGAGATCCTTGAGCCATATTTATAATCTCCCTTCAATCTGTGTCTGTAATGTTAATTGCAAGCTTGCAAGATTATTATGGCTCGTAGGCTTCAGGTTATACGGAGTTTTACTAAATTTGTAGATGGAGGTTTTTCCCAATGAGCAAAGGTTTATCCTTATGGTTCGCATTTTCATCCATTATCTTGTTAACGGTTACAGCAATTACAATCTCTTACTCCGGTTGGCTTGCTACGCTCCTGTTCGTCCTGTCCATTGCCAACATTGGCTGGGGCTTTGTAATTCGTGCCAAAAAAGAACGTCAGGAAGTTCGCTCGGCTACTTCAGAGCCCACTTCTTGAGCAGGTCATTTTCTAACGCAAGTTTGAACGTATAAATAAAGAGGAGCCCTTAATAGGGCTCCTCTTTATTTATGTTAACTATTCATTTCTTTAACTATAATTTTGTTCAGCAGCACTACAGTTTACGTCTAGGAACAAACCCCATACGTTCTTTCACGGCACTCAACGTTTGAGAAGCAACCTCTTCTGCACGACGAGCTGACGTCTCCAGAACATCGGCCAATTCGCCAGACTCGCGAATCTCATTATAACGTTGTTGCAGCGGTTCAATAACAGACACAACCACTTCAGCCAGTTCTTTTTTGAACGGACCGTACATCTTGCCTTCATAACGCTCAGCTACTTCTTTAAGCGTCATACCCGCACATTCAGCGTAGATACTCATCAGATTGCTAACTTCCGGTTTGTTTGCCGGATCATATACGACTTCACGTCCCGAATCTGTAGTGGCACGGCTGATTTTTTTGCGAATGACATCCGGCGGATCCAACAGGGCAATATAGCTGCCAGCGTTAGGGTTACTTTTACTCATCTTCGAAGAGGCATCGTCAAGAGACATTACCCGTGCACCTACCTGTGGGATATATGGATCTGGAATCGTGAAGTACTCCCCATAACGATGGTTAAAACGTCCTGCCAGATCACGTGTCAGCTCCAGATGCTGCTTCTGATCCTCACCTACGGGTACAAGATCAGCATTGTATAACAAAATATCAGCCGCCATTAATGATGGATACACGAACAGTCCGGCACCCACGGAATCTTTACCGGATGATTTATCCTTAAACTGAGTCATGCGTTCAAGCTCACCCATGGAGGTCAGCGTTGTCATCAACCAGCCCAATTCGGCATGCTGCGGTACATGGGATTGTAGAAATACGTTAGATTTCGAAGGATCGATACCTGCTGCAATAAACAGCGCAGCTACCGCTTCTGACTGTTCACGCAATGCTGCTGGCTCCTGAGCCACGGTGATGGCATGAAGATCAACCACCATGAAATGACATTGATAGTCATGCTGGAGTTTCACAAAATTTTTGATTGCACCAATATAGTTGCCCAATGTGAGCTTACCACTTGGTTGAATACCTGAAAGTACTGTTTTCATTGCACATAACGCCTCCCTGATTGTATATAAAAAGATCCTGTCATTCTCTGCGAACGCAAAAAGGCCCCACATCCGCAAGGGACGTGAGACCGTGGTGCCACCCTTATTCGCTTTTCTCCCATTGCCCCTGACCCTCAATCAAGTCAAGCTGAAGAAATGCCTTCATTGTTCCGTAACGTGGATTATACGGCAGACTCTAGTGAGGCACGCCCGTCTCTGGCTTAACCTGTTCAAATCCACACTCAAGGGTCCATTCGGTAAAGAGTTCACACCGGTTCGCATCAACCACCGGCTTTCTGAGGAGAATTCTCTTGGCCTACTTATCCCTGTCATCGATTTCATATCATTCAATTTGA
The window above is part of the Paenibacillus sp. 1781tsa1 genome. Proteins encoded here:
- a CDS encoding transglutaminase domain-containing protein, whose product is MLQNWLDSLKELNGITIMLLLIVAASLLQGWSRGASRSAGRLFGFLMDGIMAVIGILLSIGLTLWLAPYVQQWLSEYASAMPNRELNRWEQMYYTLVTAIADFPLMRFAVLFVLSYGLIRLILGFLSSFIFSSRQGSAEESAPKGMFSRLTGAIIGTIIGSVRGMIVIAVLFMIVSLYPGSMFSRYVEASPIYMQGAKSVIEPLSGTFIKDKLPVFTQAVQKELGGILQRKYEVIDHNIPTDIESAAREVVKGQSTDEAKARALYDWVGSRIQYDYGKVDDYEQKGIWHEQNPQNTFDTRKGVCIDYARLYAVMARSQGLEVKVVTGLGYNGQGGYGPHAWNEVYLSDSESWVPLDPTWAISGDWFNPPNFADTHLKDQSA
- a CDS encoding ATPase codes for the protein MNSNTEGVIMNIEVIKEFLMQNWLVIVVALIILFFVLNVVKTVLKWLIAIIIIAALLIYSGISIDQIKQTVTDVQSRTMDTLKKEATSMMLKEASKATYVKGQDGAFTITSPNVEIKGRAQSDKVDVTFRGISLGEWKLDNETIRTFVEQAQENKTAPAS
- a CDS encoding MFS transporter: MKTAIWLYLFLFLAVFDLHAQYPILTPFAISLGAAPTFIGWMMGIYSLTHLPGNLIAGTQIDKHGSRRYIVFSLLGAGIILLLQAYVQTPWQLLALRSISGFVLAFLSPACLALLAQLSSDPVKQGKYMSGHGVVHTLASVVSPAAGAIIVGSMGFSATFSGLGYLLILTGVIAFMTMPRGIVKQHERVTEPAKPDVSPADAKSAFLPVSWRYFALPLVIACAQGILFFELPLRGGGHSSIMSTGLLFSIISIGALFTLSMLFLNRYSPKLRLVAGVLLMSLCFFAMAAIPQIPLSTVLFVLGMSKGVIFPAMATLFIRLSGGSRLGRIFSLQSIATSIGSFIGPITAGQLRVGLSPYFIAFVLLMIGMLLLPYYTSRREASLADPKSIFN
- a CDS encoding toprim domain-containing protein, whose product is MPIHVIVEGKNDRSKLKRLVGPEINILCTFGTLNSLKLETLRKQVGYDEVFLFMDNDSSGKKIRGVLRDAFPDAVQMYTRRGYAGVEGTPDEYIIAQLEKAGLETYIQYPEHPSF
- a CDS encoding SCO family protein is translated as MLKKYKWTWILLGLALIMAVYLMWGTVFASKEKLPEIREIQSFSMENVDGSTVSLEDTQGKVRLFYFYFTSCPDVCPITTFTLSQVQDLLKEDDTFGKDVSFVSISFDPKVDTREKIKTFADRFHADYSGWYFLRGDMDKTKQFARDSFQILIEGENKDDFAHMNMIGLVDQNNQLRKVYNAFNTEDVVPAVIAEDIRNLIKE
- a CDS encoding metal-dependent hydrolase, giving the protein MDTSTHFVMGIGLAGLAYVDPVVATSPMLAAAVMVGTIAGSQAPDIDTALRLKSNSLYIRNHRGLSHSLPFLLLWVLLITGVIALIFPGVPIGHVATWTAVAVGVHVFTDLFNTYGTQAARPFTERWIAWNIIHIFDPFLFTTHVVAILLWAFDLIAPAPLFVTLYSLTGLYYIWRTIARAQAVRKVRRLDNSPEQAKYIVIPTISWNRWHVVKRVEDGSYVIGKMDGSNLVWSLHASSSTHAAVAASRKSPEVSAFLYFTSYAVAEVEELPAGYKVRWADVRYRHRKQYPFVAVIVMDRNFETIDTYVGWLSDEKMDKKLLSARP
- a CDS encoding alpha/beta-type small acid-soluble spore protein, with product MAQGSRSNNLVVPQANSALQQLKIEAAQELGVTIPQDGYYGNYTSRETGSLGGYITKRLVQIAEQSLAGSGK
- the trpS gene encoding tryptophan--tRNA ligase, with product MKTVLSGIQPSGKLTLGNYIGAIKNFVKLQHDYQCHFMVVDLHAITVAQEPAALREQSEAVAALFIAAGIDPSKSNVFLQSHVPQHAELGWLMTTLTSMGELERMTQFKDKSSGKDSVGAGLFVYPSLMAADILLYNADLVPVGEDQKQHLELTRDLAGRFNHRYGEYFTIPDPYIPQVGARVMSLDDASSKMSKSNPNAGSYIALLDPPDVIRKKISRATTDSGREVVYDPANKPEVSNLMSIYAECAGMTLKEVAERYEGKMYGPFKKELAEVVVSVIEPLQQRYNEIRESGELADVLETSARRAEEVASQTLSAVKERMGFVPRRKL